Genomic window (Thermofilaceae archaeon):
CGTGGGCGCCAGCCACAGTCGAAGCGATGTGCTTGAGGAAGAGGAAGCTGTCCGCCGCGCGCATGGGATCGAGCGGGGGCAGGTTGTACTCGTACTGGCCCGGCGCCACCTCGTGGTGCACCTTTGACCCCCCTAGCCCAGCCCTCCTCGCGGCAGCTTCTATGCGCTCCACGACTTTGAGCGGGGGCTGCTGAACATCGAAGTAGCACCCATCGTCGGCCGGTACCACCCTGCCTCCCTCGACGCGGACGAGGAAGAATTCAACCTCGATGCCGATCGTGGCTGCGTAACCGTTGGCCCTCAGCTTATCGACAGCGCGCTCGAGTAGGAGCCTCGGGTCGCGCGCGGCAGCCGATGGAGGGTCGGCGATGCGGCAGAAAACCCAAGCCGTCCTCCTCCAGGGCTCCACGTAGACGGCTGAGGGGTCCGGCTCTGCGAGCACGTCGCTCTCGTGGACCCTCGCGTAGGAGGGTACTGATGAGCCGTCGAAGGGTACACCCTCTTTGAAAGCGCGCTTAGCCTCGTCTATGTGGAAGGATACGCCCCTCGGCTTCCCGGTAATGTCGGCAACGATGTACAGAACCCGTTTAACGCCCGCCCCCTTCAGGATCCTCCAAACATCCAGCGGCTCTACCGTGGGCACGTGAAGGGTACAGTCTAACCTATTTAGCTGTAACGTATGCTTGAAACCGACGTTAGAGGGCGAACGTGCTGGAGGCGCGTGAACAATTAGGGTTAGTAGGGAACCTGGAACCGTGGCACACCTCGATGGGAGGGTTTCTCCTCGCTCGGTAGACGAAGTCCTTTCCATCCAGGGATACGAGTATGGTGCCCGCCTCCAGTGCGGTCTTCAAGTACAGGGCGTCAACGGCTATAAGCCCTACTGGCGGTAGAGCGTGTAGGCCGTTTTGCAGAAGCTCGGGATGCAGGACGGAGTCCAGGAACCTTTCCGCTTTGCGGGCTACATCCATCCCTACTCTCCCCGCGAGAGCCTCGCAGACCTCCTGGTAAACTATGCTCGGTTCCGCCGGGATGAACCTGCCCGGGAGTTTGCGGAGTATCGCCGCGCACTCGTCGCTGTACTCCTTGCCGGCCTTCAAGGCGGACACGAACACGTATGCATCAAGAGTCAGTAGCTTCAGCTTCATGACCCCTAGCACTCCTGAAC
Coding sequences:
- a CDS encoding glutamine synthetase beta-grasp domain-containing protein; the encoded protein is MPTVEPLDVWRILKGAGVKRVLYIVADITGKPRGVSFHIDEAKRAFKEGVPFDGSSVPSYARVHESDVLAEPDPSAVYVEPWRRTAWVFCRIADPPSAAARDPRLLLERAVDKLRANGYAATIGIEVEFFLVRVEGGRVVPADDGCYFDVQQPPLKVVERIEAAARRAGLGGSKVHHEVAPGQYEYNLPPLDPMRAADSFLFLKHIASTVAGAH